AGATTCCTCGCTCGCGGATTCCGCTCGGAATGACAACGCTACGGGAACCAGGTCCTGCCAATCAGCCCAGCCTTCGCGGGACAGAACTTTGTGGGATCCACCTGACGAACGCTTTACCGCCCAACCGATCCGGAGTAGTGCAGC
This genomic stretch from Candidatus Binatia bacterium harbors:
- a CDS encoding type II toxin-antitoxin system HicA family toxin, coding for MSRWSSAKARQVLAALLRIGWAVKRSSGGSHKVLSREGWADWQDLVPVALSFRAESASEESRTR